One window from the genome of Haliaeetus albicilla chromosome 26, bHalAlb1.1, whole genome shotgun sequence encodes:
- the CSRP1 gene encoding cysteine and glycine-rich protein 1 encodes MPNWGGGKKCGVCQKAVYFAEEVQCEGSSFHKSCFLCMVCKKNLDSTTVAVHGEEIYCKSCYGKKYGPKGYGYGQGAGTLSTDKGESLGIKYEEGQPHRPTNPNASRMAQKVGGADGCPRCGQAVYAAEKVIGAGKSWHKSCFRCAKCGKSLESTTLADKDGEIYCKGCYAKNFGPKGFGFGQGAGALVHSQ; translated from the exons ATGCCaaactggggaggaggaaagaagtgTGGTGTCTGTCAGAAAGCGGTGTACTTTGCCGAGGAGGTGCAATGCGAAGGCAGCAGCTTCCACAAGTCCTGCTTCTTGTGCA TGGTCTGTAAGAAGAACTTGGACAGCACCACTGTTGCTGTGCATGGAGAGGAGATCTACTGCAAGTCCTGCTACGGCAAGAAGTACGGCCCCAAGGGCTATGGATacgggcagggagcagggaccCTGAGCACTGACAAGGGCGAGTCTCTGGGAATCAAATATGAAGA GGGCCAGCCCCACCGACCCACCAACCCTAACGCATCCAGAATGGCCCAGAAAGTCGGAGGTGCTGATGGGTGCCCCCGCTGTGGTCAAGCGGTGTATGCAGCCGAGAAGGTGATTGGAGCTGGAAAG TCCTGGCACAAGTCCTGCTTCCGCTGTGCCAAGTGTGGCAAAAGCCTGGAGTCCACCACCCTGGCAGACAAAGACGGGGAGATCTACTGCAAAG GTTGCTACGCCAAGAACTTCGGTCCCAAGGGCTTTGGCTTTGGGCAAGGCGCCGGGGCGCTCGTCCACTCGCAGTGA